One window of Misgurnus anguillicaudatus chromosome 13, ASM2758022v2, whole genome shotgun sequence genomic DNA carries:
- the LOC141369306 gene encoding L-rhamnose-binding lectin CSL3-like, producing MQQGRLSFIFLLVLLCQCGVQAVDLTTCEGDTARLNCGLTSEVIACESDTANLQCDQGHIKVLSANYGRTNSATCSSGKPANQISNIQCTQDSSLSVLTSRCDGKQNCYISASNSVFGDPCVGTYKYLDVSYICKPPSVIIQTQTSCEGSTFSINCYKQLIKVLSANYGRTNNDTCSTGKPANQISNVQCTQSSTLNVLTTQCDGKPACSISTSNTVFGDPCVGTYKYLKVSYICHPYNFIKVSAANYGRTNRITCSTGRPADQLSNVQCLQSSTLSVLTTQCDGKQDCSIPANSTVFGNPCVGTYKYLDVSYTCGPASLT from the exons ATGCAACAAGGAAGGCTGAGCTTCATTTTCT tgttggtgCTACTTTGTCAGTGTG GTGTCCAAGCCGTGGACCTCACCACCTGTGAAGGAGACACCGCTCGACTCAACTGTG GTTTAACATCAGAGGTAATCGCCTGTGAATCAGACACTGCCAATCTCCAATGTG ACCAGGGACACATTAAAGTGCTTTCAGCCAATTATGGACGTACAAACAGTGCAACCTGCTCTAGTGGAAAACCAGCCAACCAGATCTCAAATATTCAGTGCACTCAAGATTCATCCCTAAGTGTGCTGACCAGTCG ATGTGATGGAAAACAGAATTGTTACATTTCTGCGAGTAACTCAGTTTTCGGTGATCCATGTGTAGGAACTTACAAATATCTGGATGTGTCCTACATCTGTAAACCACCAA GTGTAATAATACAGACACAGACTTCTTGTGAGGGAAGCACATTCAG TATCAACTGTTACAAACAGCTTATTAAAGTGCTTTCAGCCAATTATGGACGAACAAACAATGACACCTGCTCTACTGGAAAACCAGCTAACCAGATCTCAAATGTTCAGTGCACTCAGAGTTCAACCCTAAATGTGCTGACCACTCA ATGTGATGGAAAACCAGCTTGTTCCATTTCTACGAGTAACACAGTTTTTGGTGATCCCTGTGTAGGAACCTACAAATACTTGAAAGTGTCCTACATTTGTCACCCAT ATAACTTTATAAAAGTGTCTGCAGCCAATTATGGGCGAACAAACCGTATAACCTGCTCTACTGGACGACCAGCTGACCAGCTCTCAAATGTTCAATGCTTGCAGAGTTCAACCCTAAGTGTGCTGACCACTCA GTGTGATGGAAAACAGGATTGTTCCATTCCTGCAAATAGCACAGTTTTCGGTAATCCCTGTGTAGGAACCTACAAATACCTGGATGTGTCCTACACCTGTGGCCCAG